A genomic window from Methanosarcinales archaeon includes:
- a CDS encoding ABC transporter ATP-binding protein, with protein sequence MAVPLEDVLTIQNVDKTYHLGKLDVPVLKDINISIKSGELVAIMGPSGSGKTTLMNLIGLLDRPTSGKFFLDGVDTSSLSDMELARIRGKKIGFVFQTFNLISRFDALKNVELPMIYQNIPKARRKARALELLEQLGLKDRMKHKPPELSGGQRQRVAIARALVNKPEIILADEPTGNLDTKTGDEIMDIFKILNSQGKTIAMVTHEHDIAAMCNRIIKIRDGMIV encoded by the coding sequence ATGGCTGTTCCTCTGGAAGATGTTTTGACCATACAGAATGTAGACAAGACCTATCACCTGGGAAAATTAGATGTCCCGGTACTCAAGGATATCAATATCTCCATCAAATCCGGGGAGTTAGTGGCCATTATGGGGCCGTCGGGGAGTGGTAAGACCACGTTGATGAACCTTATAGGCCTGCTTGATAGACCTACCAGCGGCAAATTCTTCCTCGACGGCGTGGATACATCAAGCCTATCAGACATGGAACTGGCAAGGATACGGGGTAAGAAGATAGGGTTCGTGTTCCAGACCTTCAACCTGATCTCAAGATTTGATGCTCTGAAAAATGTGGAACTGCCCATGATCTACCAGAATATCCCCAAAGCCAGGCGAAAAGCCAGAGCATTAGAATTGTTAGAACAACTGGGATTAAAGGACCGCATGAAACACAAACCTCCTGAGCTCTCAGGTGGTCAGCGGCAGAGGGTTGCCATAGCCAGGGCATTGGTAAATAAACCGGAAATAATCCTGGCAGATGAACCTACTGGAAATCTTGATACTAAAACAGGAGATGAGATAATGGACATTTTCAAAATACTTAATTCTCAAGGGAAAACCATTGCAATGGTCACCCATGAACATGATATTGCAGCAATGTGTAACAGGATAATAAAGATCAGGGATGGTATGATAGTATGA